A genome region from Micromonospora peucetia includes the following:
- a CDS encoding pyridoxamine 5'-phosphate oxidase family protein, with the protein MGKTYERIEGRLRTFIEDQPLFFTATAPLSGDGTINLSPKGLRGSWAVVDAYTVAYLDFAGSNAETIAHLRENGRITLMWCAFEGPPNIVRVHGRGEPVFRDDPRWGDLTGHFPDVDTSLHGLRAIIVVRAELIRDTCGYAVPFMSYDADRDLHGRRFAREDDKSLSDYFAGKDHVARSIDGLPGLPLPLPPTPTT; encoded by the coding sequence GTGGGAAAGACATACGAACGCATCGAGGGCCGGCTACGGACCTTCATCGAGGACCAGCCGCTGTTCTTCACCGCCACCGCCCCGCTGTCGGGCGACGGCACCATCAACCTGTCCCCCAAGGGGTTGCGCGGCTCGTGGGCGGTCGTCGACGCGTACACCGTGGCCTACCTGGACTTCGCGGGCAGCAACGCCGAGACGATCGCGCACCTGCGCGAGAACGGCCGCATCACCCTCATGTGGTGCGCGTTCGAGGGGCCGCCGAACATCGTCCGGGTGCACGGACGGGGCGAGCCCGTGTTTCGCGACGACCCCCGCTGGGGCGACCTGACGGGCCACTTCCCGGACGTCGACACCAGCCTGCACGGCCTGCGGGCGATCATCGTCGTACGGGCCGAACTGATCCGCGACACCTGTGGCTACGCGGTGCCGTTCATGTCCTACGACGCCGACCGTGACCTGCACGGCAGGCGGTTCGCCCGGGAGGACGACAAGTCGTTGAGCGACTACTTCGCCGGCAAGGACCACGTGGCCCGCAGCATCGACGGACTGCCGGGCCTGCCGCTGCCGCTGCCACCGACCCCGACGACCTGA
- a CDS encoding DUF4158 domain-containing protein gives MAVEFLTDEQAAGYGAFGRAPSRMELERYFFLDDADRELIQDKRRDHSRLGFAVQLTSVRFLGRFMPDPRQVPAEVAEYLAEQLEIADPSCLKLYGGRDGTARTHAGEIQQAEGWRDFAEVAEDLREWVDARAWTTGDGPKALFDCGTRCTGC, from the coding sequence GTGGCGGTCGAGTTTCTGACTGATGAGCAGGCGGCTGGGTACGGGGCGTTCGGTAGGGCGCCGTCGCGTATGGAGCTGGAGCGGTACTTCTTCCTGGACGACGCGGACCGGGAGCTGATCCAGGACAAGCGCCGTGACCACAGCCGGCTCGGGTTCGCGGTCCAGCTGACCAGTGTGCGGTTCTTGGGCCGGTTCATGCCCGACCCGCGGCAGGTGCCTGCGGAGGTGGCCGAGTACCTGGCGGAGCAGTTGGAGATCGCTGATCCGTCGTGCCTGAAGTTGTACGGGGGGCGTGACGGCACAGCCCGCACGCATGCTGGGGAGATCCAGCAGGCCGAGGGGTGGCGGGACTTCGCCGAGGTCGCCGAGGATCTGCGGGAGTGGGTGGACGCGCGGGCGTGGACGACCGGGGACGGGCCCAAGGCGTTGTTCGATTGTGGGACACGTTGTACGGGCTGCTGA
- a CDS encoding Tn3 family transposase, whose translation MLDSLATPTPRSWPTCPTRRCGGSTPAPTTARSPTPPAGRIDPVRIERHWEDILRIIGSIHTGAVRAYDVIRMLSRDGRPTPLGDAIAHCGRIAKTLHILRMADEPGYRHQIKAQANLQEGRHALARKVFHGKNGQLYQNYHEGMEDQIGALGLVLNAIVLFNTRYMDAALTRLRADGFAVREEDVARLSPFVRHHINMMGRYSFQLPELPGGLRPLNPKP comes from the coding sequence GTGCTGGACTCGCTCGCTACGCCTACGCCCCGCAGCTGGCCGACCTGCCCGACCAGAAGATGTGGCGGATCGACGCCCGCGCCGACTACGGCCCGTTCACCGACGCCGCCCGCGGGCCGCATCGACCCGGTCCGGATCGAACGGCACTGGGAGGACATCCTGCGGATCATCGGGTCGATCCACACCGGCGCGGTCCGCGCCTACGACGTGATCCGGATGCTGTCGCGCGACGGCCGCCCCACCCCGCTCGGCGATGCCATCGCCCACTGCGGCCGCATCGCCAAGACCCTGCACATCCTGCGGATGGCCGACGAGCCCGGCTACCGCCACCAGATCAAGGCCCAGGCCAACCTGCAGGAAGGCCGCCACGCGCTGGCCCGCAAGGTCTTCCACGGCAAGAACGGGCAGCTCTATCAGAACTACCACGAGGGCATGGAAGACCAGATCGGCGCGCTCGGCCTGGTGCTGAACGCGATCGTGCTGTTCAACACCCGCTACATGGACGCCGCCCTGACCCGGCTGCGCGCCGACGGCTTCGCCGTACGTGAGGAGGACGTGGCCCGGCTTTCGCCGTTCGTGCGGCACCACATCAACATGATGGGCCGCTACTCTTTCCAACTCCCCGAGCTGCCCGGCGGGCTGCGGCCGCTGAACCCCAAGCCGTGA
- a CDS encoding MerR family transcriptional regulator, whose product MRIGELSRLTGASVRSLRYYEEQGLLRPLRRPSGYREYRQQDAATVRGIRLMLAAGLNTATISELLPCMTDDGQALAPSCAGMLPDLHRERDRLSNAAADLLAARDRLDLLIQTTSQLDPADPSECEAVTAPR is encoded by the coding sequence ATGCGGATCGGAGAACTGTCCCGGCTCACCGGCGCCAGCGTGCGTTCGCTGCGTTACTACGAGGAACAGGGCCTGCTCCGGCCGCTACGACGCCCCAGCGGCTACCGCGAGTATCGGCAGCAGGACGCGGCCACAGTGCGGGGCATCCGCCTCATGCTCGCCGCCGGCCTCAACACCGCCACGATCAGCGAGCTGCTGCCCTGCATGACCGATGACGGTCAGGCGCTGGCACCCTCCTGCGCCGGGATGCTTCCCGACCTGCACCGCGAACGGGATCGGCTCAGCAATGCCGCGGCCGACCTCCTGGCCGCGCGCGACCGGCTGGACCTCCTCATCCAGACCACCTCACAACTCGATCCCGCCGACCCGTCGGAATGCGAGGCGGTAACCGCACCCCGATAG
- a CDS encoding NAD(P)-dependent oxidoreductase, whose product MTDQHSSAHDTSVTVIGLGPMGSALAHTLLGKGRSLTVWNRTPGKADGLVAEGAHRAATVADAVAASPVTIVCLNDYATMYQVFESTGALSGHALVNLNSGTPAEARTAADWAAERDLDYLDGAIMVPPSLIGHDGSVLLYSGARDVLDRHRETLADLGDPRHLGADPGLAVLFNTALLGMMYATLNGFLHAAALAGSANVPAAEFAEIALGWFMPVVLDPASLTEQAPNLDKGAYPGDQGTMQMNLNALEHIARTSVEQGVHPAQPQLMKQLAEQAIAQGHGTDNYFALFEILKNPRAAAS is encoded by the coding sequence ATGACAGATCAGCATTCATCCGCCCACGACACCTCGGTCACCGTCATCGGCCTGGGGCCGATGGGATCGGCGTTGGCACACACCCTTCTTGGCAAGGGCCGATCCCTGACGGTCTGGAACCGTACCCCCGGCAAGGCCGACGGCCTGGTAGCCGAGGGAGCGCACCGCGCGGCCACCGTCGCCGACGCCGTGGCCGCGAGCCCGGTCACGATCGTGTGCCTCAACGATTACGCGACCATGTACCAAGTCTTCGAATCCACTGGCGCGCTCAGCGGACACGCGCTGGTGAACCTCAACTCCGGAACCCCTGCGGAAGCCCGCACGGCCGCCGACTGGGCGGCCGAGCGCGACCTAGACTACCTCGATGGCGCGATCATGGTGCCGCCGTCCCTCATCGGGCACGACGGATCGGTCCTGCTGTACAGCGGAGCCCGCGACGTCCTGGACCGGCATCGGGAGACCCTGGCCGACCTGGGTGACCCCCGCCACCTCGGCGCCGACCCGGGCCTGGCGGTGCTGTTCAACACGGCACTGCTCGGCATGATGTACGCGACCCTCAACGGTTTCCTGCACGCCGCCGCCCTGGCCGGCTCGGCCAACGTGCCCGCGGCCGAGTTCGCCGAGATCGCGCTCGGCTGGTTCATGCCCGTGGTGTTGGACCCCGCCAGCCTCACCGAACAAGCACCGAACCTCGACAAGGGCGCCTACCCCGGCGACCAAGGGACCATGCAGATGAACTTGAACGCCCTGGAACACATCGCCCGCACCAGCGTCGAGCAGGGCGTCCACCCCGCCCAGCCGCAACTGATGAAGCAGCTCGCCGAACAAGCGATCGCCCAGGGGCACGGCACCGACAACTATTTCGCCCTGTTCGAGATTCTCAAGAACCCTCGCGCCGCGGCCTCCTGA
- a CDS encoding RNA polymerase-binding protein RbpA, translating into MGERMLRGSRLGAVSYESDRNTELAPRQTREYLCAKGHQFEVPFAVDAEVPMTWECKFDGSVARLVDGNEPEQKKAKPPRTHWDMLLERRSIAELEDILAERLQEVRTRRGRA; encoded by the coding sequence ATGGGCGAGCGTATGCTGCGCGGAAGCCGTCTGGGCGCGGTCAGCTACGAATCCGACCGCAACACGGAGCTCGCGCCGCGTCAGACCCGCGAGTACCTCTGCGCCAAAGGCCACCAGTTCGAGGTTCCGTTCGCCGTCGACGCCGAGGTCCCCATGACCTGGGAGTGCAAGTTCGACGGCAGCGTGGCCCGACTGGTCGACGGCAACGAGCCGGAGCAGAAGAAGGCCAAGCCGCCGCGCACCCACTGGGACATGCTGCTGGAGCGGCGCTCCATCGCCGAGCTGGAGGACATCCTCGCCGAGCGGCTGCAGGAGGTCCGCACCCGCCGCGGCCGCGCCTGA
- a CDS encoding FxsA family protein — translation MRRGLRFVPLALLAAVLLELVVFVAVGRAIGFGSTLLVVFAVSLLGLVLLRREGMRAWRGFRDSAQAGRPPGRQVTDGLVGLFGALLLATPGLLSGLVGLFLLVPPVRRLARNGVQRAAERRVSSMVAGDLFGPRRVRVRRGEPQPADSQPVAEPTVVDGGRAIEGEIVEPGRN, via the coding sequence ATGCGCCGAGGACTGAGGTTTGTGCCGTTGGCCCTGTTGGCGGCGGTGCTGCTGGAACTGGTGGTGTTCGTCGCGGTGGGGCGGGCGATCGGGTTCGGCTCGACGCTGCTGGTGGTGTTCGCGGTGTCGCTGCTCGGTCTGGTGCTGCTGCGCCGGGAGGGGATGCGCGCCTGGCGGGGCTTCCGGGATTCGGCGCAGGCCGGTCGGCCGCCGGGACGGCAGGTCACCGACGGTCTCGTCGGCCTGTTCGGCGCGCTGCTGCTGGCGACGCCGGGCCTGCTCAGCGGCCTGGTGGGGTTGTTTCTGCTGGTGCCGCCGGTGCGCCGGTTGGCCCGTAACGGGGTGCAGCGGGCGGCGGAGCGGCGGGTGTCGTCGATGGTCGCCGGTGACCTGTTCGGGCCCCGCCGGGTGCGGGTGCGTCGGGGCGAGCCACAGCCGGCGGATTCGCAGCCGGTGGCCGAGCCGACCGTCGTCGACGGGGGTCGGGCCATCGAGGGCGAGATCGTCGAGCCCGGCCGGAACTGA
- a CDS encoding polyprenol monophosphomannose synthase, whose amino-acid sequence MGETTGTRPETGHPGVGRVLVVIPTYDEADNVARIVARVRRAAPAVDILVADDNSPDGTGAVADALAGADPRVHVLHREGKQGLGAAYLAGFAWARERGFDAVVEMDADGSHAPEDLPTLLSAARDADVVIGSRWTRGARVVNWPLRRLLLSRCGNLYARLALGMPLSDATGGYRVYRLSALDEIDLASVRSQGYSFQVELSRLAHRAGARIVEVPITFAERERGSSKMSPLIVAEALWRITTWGVQDRRLAVRRGLHGTPTGQVRWP is encoded by the coding sequence GTGGGCGAGACGACCGGCACTCGACCGGAAACCGGTCATCCGGGCGTGGGTCGGGTGCTCGTGGTGATCCCGACCTACGACGAGGCCGACAATGTGGCGCGGATCGTGGCGCGGGTGCGTCGTGCCGCGCCGGCGGTGGACATCCTCGTGGCCGACGACAACAGCCCGGACGGCACGGGCGCGGTCGCCGACGCGCTGGCCGGTGCCGATCCGCGGGTGCACGTGCTGCACCGGGAGGGCAAGCAGGGCCTCGGCGCGGCATATCTGGCGGGGTTCGCGTGGGCGCGCGAGCGCGGCTTCGACGCCGTGGTGGAGATGGACGCTGACGGCTCGCACGCCCCGGAGGACCTTCCCACGTTGCTGTCGGCGGCCCGCGACGCCGATGTGGTGATCGGTTCCCGGTGGACCCGGGGCGCGCGGGTGGTGAACTGGCCGTTGCGGCGGCTGCTGCTGTCGCGGTGCGGCAACCTGTATGCGCGGCTGGCGTTGGGGATGCCGCTGTCCGACGCCACGGGTGGCTACCGGGTGTACCGGCTGTCGGCCCTGGACGAGATCGACCTGGCGTCGGTCCGGTCGCAGGGCTACTCGTTCCAGGTGGAGCTGTCGCGGCTGGCGCACCGGGCCGGGGCACGCATCGTGGAGGTGCCGATCACGTTCGCCGAGCGGGAGCGGGGCAGCAGCAAGATGAGCCCGCTGATCGTGGCGGAGGCGCTGTGGCGGATCACCACGTGGGGGGTGCAGGACCGGCGGCTGGCGGTGCGGCGGGGCCTGCACGGCACCCCCACCGGGCAGGTGCGGTGGCCCTGA
- a CDS encoding glutamate mutase L has product MRYAVCADVGSTYTKVAVVDLDVGALVAASSAPTTVGTDVLHGLDAAVGAATAGLGVGDAPWFVCSSAGGGLRLAVVGYEQLVTAQAGRRVGLSAGANVVHVAAGRLGAAELAGLRAARPDVVLLVGGTDGGDAETLTHNATRLARARWRVPVVLAGNVDVRDDLHAVLAGAGVPVTVADNVLPRIGVLAPASARAAIREVFLRHVIGGKRLSRGSRFARLVRAATPDAVLTGVEVLADTLGGDLVVVDVGGATTDVYSVLTPDERATGPGREVAGSLWRARTVEGDLGMRWSAPGVVRAAVEERLLSDAQCDDLAAGAAVRAGDPGFLPVGDVDRAVDARIAALAATVALRRHARGAATGERAGRDLRDVRLLVGSGGVLRHAAPADAAGVLGAVLGDHAGGWPLPRAARPVVDSDYVLAAGGLLAAEHPEAAGALLCRHLATD; this is encoded by the coding sequence GTGAGGTACGCGGTCTGCGCCGACGTCGGGTCCACGTACACGAAGGTGGCGGTGGTGGATCTCGACGTCGGCGCGTTGGTGGCGGCGTCGTCGGCGCCGACGACGGTGGGCACGGATGTGCTGCACGGACTGGACGCCGCCGTGGGTGCGGCCACCGCTGGCCTGGGTGTGGGTGATGCCCCCTGGTTCGTGTGTTCGTCGGCCGGTGGTGGGTTGCGGCTGGCGGTGGTGGGCTACGAGCAGCTGGTGACCGCGCAGGCCGGCCGGCGGGTGGGTCTGTCGGCGGGTGCGAACGTGGTGCACGTGGCGGCGGGTCGCCTCGGTGCGGCGGAGCTGGCGGGGTTGCGGGCGGCCCGCCCGGACGTGGTGCTGTTGGTGGGTGGCACCGACGGTGGTGACGCCGAGACGTTGACGCACAACGCGACGCGGCTGGCGCGGGCCCGCTGGCGGGTGCCGGTGGTGCTGGCCGGCAACGTCGACGTCCGCGACGACCTGCATGCCGTGCTGGCGGGTGCGGGGGTGCCGGTGACGGTGGCGGACAACGTGCTGCCGCGGATCGGGGTTCTGGCGCCGGCGTCGGCACGGGCGGCGATCCGGGAGGTGTTCCTGCGGCACGTGATCGGTGGGAAGCGGTTGTCGCGGGGGTCGCGGTTCGCGCGGCTGGTGCGGGCGGCCACCCCGGACGCGGTGTTGACGGGCGTGGAGGTGCTGGCCGACACCCTGGGTGGTGATCTGGTGGTGGTGGATGTGGGTGGCGCCACCACCGACGTGTATTCGGTGTTGACGCCGGATGAGCGGGCCACCGGGCCGGGGCGGGAGGTGGCGGGGTCGTTGTGGCGGGCCCGCACCGTCGAGGGGGACCTGGGCATGCGGTGGAGTGCGCCGGGGGTGGTGCGGGCGGCGGTCGAGGAGCGGCTGTTGAGCGACGCGCAATGCGACGATCTGGCGGCGGGGGCGGCGGTGCGTGCCGGGGATCCGGGGTTCCTGCCCGTCGGGGATGTGGATCGGGCGGTGGACGCGCGGATCGCGGCTCTGGCGGCGACGGTGGCGTTGCGGCGGCATGCCCGTGGGGCGGCCACCGGTGAGCGGGCCGGTCGGGATCTGCGCGACGTGCGGCTGTTGGTGGGCTCGGGTGGGGTGTTGCGGCACGCGGCGCCCGCGGACGCGGCCGGGGTGCTGGGTGCGGTGCTGGGCGATCACGCCGGTGGGTGGCCGCTGCCACGTGCGGCCCGGCCGGTCGTCGACTCCGACTACGTGTTGGCGGCGGGTGGGCTGCTGGCCGCCGAGCATCCGGAGGCGGCGGGGGCGTTGCTGTGTCGGCACCTGGCAACGGATTGA
- a CDS encoding hotdog domain-containing protein, which translates to MSDSRVGLSVVHRRYVPYSHAHYAGNLVDGAYALGLFGDVATEVCIRTDGDEGLFASYSDVQFRDAMRAGDVLEVTATVTRVGTRSRTIDFVAKVVCRGRPDRGESAAEVLDEPIVAVTATGTVVVPPVA; encoded by the coding sequence ATGAGTGATTCCCGGGTGGGTCTGAGTGTTGTGCACCGCCGGTATGTGCCGTACTCGCACGCCCACTACGCGGGCAACCTGGTGGACGGGGCGTACGCGTTGGGGTTGTTCGGGGATGTGGCCACGGAGGTGTGTATCCGCACCGACGGTGACGAGGGGCTGTTCGCGTCGTACTCGGATGTGCAGTTTCGTGACGCGATGCGGGCCGGGGACGTGTTGGAGGTGACGGCGACGGTGACCCGGGTGGGTACCCGTAGCCGCACGATCGACTTCGTGGCGAAGGTGGTGTGCCGGGGTCGTCCGGATCGGGGTGAGTCGGCGGCGGAGGTGCTCGACGAGCCGATCGTGGCGGTCACCGCGACCGGCACGGTGGTCGTGCCGCCGGTGGCGTGA
- a CDS encoding OAM dimerization domain-containing protein yields the protein MVQVSFTLPVPHDKRAEGAAVQLANKMGIDPAMLVHAKPMSDGFTFFVVYGRVNHLVDLSAVQVVERDFPLLSAKDVNAVVKRRLRRKLSVVGACIGTDAHTVGIDAILNVKGIAGEKGLEYYRELKVTNLGAQVSVPELVEAARAERADAVLVSQVVTQRDAHLHNTREMSAAFREAMPAGRRPLLIVGGPRFDEKMTGELGVDRIFGRGTTPGEVASYLVHALITEKKAKA from the coding sequence ATGGTGCAGGTGTCGTTCACGTTGCCGGTGCCGCACGACAAGCGGGCCGAGGGCGCGGCGGTGCAGTTGGCGAACAAGATGGGCATCGACCCGGCGATGCTGGTGCACGCCAAGCCGATGAGCGACGGGTTCACGTTCTTCGTGGTGTATGGGCGGGTGAACCATCTGGTGGACCTGTCGGCGGTGCAGGTGGTGGAGCGTGATTTTCCGCTGCTGTCGGCCAAGGACGTCAACGCGGTGGTGAAGCGACGGTTGCGGCGCAAGTTGTCGGTGGTGGGGGCGTGCATCGGCACGGACGCGCACACGGTGGGCATCGACGCGATCCTCAACGTCAAGGGCATCGCCGGGGAGAAGGGGCTGGAGTACTACCGGGAGTTGAAGGTCACGAACCTGGGTGCGCAGGTGAGTGTGCCGGAGCTGGTGGAGGCGGCCCGGGCGGAGCGGGCTGACGCGGTGCTGGTGTCGCAGGTGGTGACGCAGCGTGACGCACATCTGCACAACACGCGGGAGATGTCGGCGGCGTTCCGGGAGGCGATGCCGGCGGGGCGTCGGCCGTTGCTGATCGTGGGTGGGCCGCGGTTCGACGAGAAGATGACCGGGGAGTTGGGTGTGGATCGGATCTTCGGCCGGGGGACCACTCCGGGTGAGGTGGCGAGTTACCTGGTGCATGCGTTGATCACGGAGAAGAAGGCGAAGGCATGA